The genomic segment AATGATTGCCATATAGTTCAACTCCTTTATTTTCTAACCAAGTAATGACCTCATCATAGCTATAATGGCTCTGAATAGTCTTTGTCGGTTGTTGTGTTGAGTTGTTTTGCTCTGTTTGGTTGTTCTGCATTTGAAATAAATTTTGGTGCGTTAATCATCCAATTTTGTGCTGCTGCTTGCCAATCGACCATTGGTGTTTTACCTCCGACTAACCAACCGACACTTTTGAAATAGTTGAAGAATTTTTGAGCTTCTTGTTCCGGAAAGTTATTTTGTTGGAAATAGGTTTTGATTTCATTTAAGTTTGGTTCAACGAAACCTTTCTTTTTTTCGCGCAACTTTTTTTCTTGGGATGTGATTTCTCCTATCGTCGAAATGACAAAATCATTTTCATTTTCTTCAAAATTTTTTGTGTGCTTTTCCAAGTTTGAAACGTTTTTATCGTTTAAAATGTTTGTATTGTTTATATAGTTTATAGAAGGTACTAATGCTTGTTCAGTACCTGTCTCACTACTAGTACAAGACTTGTTCAAAGCTTGTTCAGAAACAAGTTCAATAAGTGGTTCATTTTTTGGTTTTCTTTCGGATTTTGGAAGCGGTTTTAAATCTTCGGAAAAGTTGAATAAAATGACATGGCTTCCTTTGAAAGGATTGTAGGATGGTTCGTAATTGATATACCCCAAACTATGCAAGTTCTTCAGACATTTGTGATAGGTTGCTTTTGAACTGATTTTGCTAATTCGCATTACCTCATCGCGATTGATGCTGATTGGATTTTTGAAGCGGTTGCAGTTCCAAAATTGGAATAAAGCAATGTATAAGCTTACGTGTGTTGGATTTAATGTTTTATCAATGGCTACTTTTTCGAAGAAACCGGTTAGGTGTTTGATGTAGTTCATTTGGCAGTATTAAGATTGGAGTATTAAGTATTAAGACTTTGAACAAGAGTATGAGATTGCTTCGTTCCTCGCAATGACTTTACTTGAACAGAGTGGGCAAAGCGTTTACCTTATTTCCATTTAATAACTTATCAATGTCTGAATTGTCATAATACATTATGCCACCTATTTTGGTGTAGGTCAGTGTTCCGTTGATGCGGAGATTTTGCAAAGTACCTGGAGAAATGTTTAACAGTTTACGGACTTCATTGGATTTGAGCCACTGTTTTGTTTGTTGCGGTTTGGATTGAATGATTTCTTTTAAATCGTTCAAAAGAAGACTTCTGAATTCGTTTAAGTCTTCGCGTGTAATAACTTCGATTGCCATAACGTATGTTTTAGATTGTTATGGTACAAAATTGTAGTATTTGAATAGTTTTAAATCACAAGTCAATCACAAGTTGTGATTGATTTTTATTCAAAGCAATGTATTTATTGGTTTTAAAGCATATCGTCTGTATTTTCCATACGTTTTACCAATCTTTCTTTTAGTGTGTTTAGGAATTTGGTTTGGTCTGATTTACGCATTCTAATTTCAAGGAAAGCACGGTGGTATTGACCTAAATCGATATTAAATACATTTTCGAAGTATGCGGCAATATCTTTCAAATCTGATGCTCCGTTATTGAACACACCTTCGGTATGCAATGCATATAAAAGCTCTATTAAGGCGACTTTAGAGCCCGTCCAATTTTGTTTTACCTTGGGATTGACTTGTGATTTTTCCTTTGGTTCTCTATTTTCCATTATAAGGAGTTTGTCTTCTAGATATACCTGTATTAAATCGTGTGCCATAATCTTGGCTACTTTGAAATCATGTGAAGTAGAAAAGGTATGATCTACTTCAAAATAAAAACTATCTAACGCTAATTTTACATCAGATTTTCCTCTAATAAAATACTTATGATCAAGATAATTGCTTCCTGTTCGATAGTATTTATAAAAGTCTAAATTATTGTCGAAATAACGTTTCAATTTATCTAATTCATTATTTAGATATTTTTTTAAAATACGCTCTCCACCATGCGGTTTTTTTGTTTCGATTTTAAAAATGGTATTGTAGTAAATTAATTTAGAAGTGAATTTAGGTTTGATGTTTTTGAAGAAATTAATTTCTTGTTCTGATGATTTTATCTTTTCTTTTTCAAATAATACTTTTAATTTTTGGAGTGATTTCAAAATAATATCTATAGCACTTTCACAACGCTTTATTGGGTCGTCTATTTCTAAATCAGTAAAATTTAACTGTTCGTTTAAATCTGTTAATAATTGGTTGATTTTTGAGCTCAATTTCTTTGGTATTAATTTTTGATTGAAACTTTTTTAATAATTTAAACTAATACCTAACCCAAATCCCATATCACTATCGTAATGTGTTCTTAAACTTATATTTCTTTTTAAAATGTAACGTGCATCTAGCATAAATTCTGTATCGGTGTTTACCATAAACCCCATTCTTAAGCGTTTTGAAATTGGAATATCCTCTCTCATTAACTGTAATCTTATGTTTCCATCCTGAAATACTTCTGCTTGAGCAATTACTAACATTGGTAATGTGTAATTAACCCCGGCACTTAGAACGGCTCTTTTATCTTTGGTATTTTCTTGTCCAAAAATGTTTTTTTCTATCATTCCATCCATATTCCTGTAACGCCAATCGAAACCAATAAAAGGCATCAACCACTGCATTTTTCCTATGTATCTGCCTAAATGAAATTCGGCTTCATAACCATGCATATCATTGTATCCTAGTCGCCATTCTGCACCTAAACTCCAACGTGTATTTTGGATCATTGCCATACCATCATTTCCATTAGTAGCAAAATCATTTTCTGCCATGAAATGAAAAGCTCTATCATCGGCAAATAATTTTCTTTGTGCTACTTTTGGATTTGGAATTAGCGGATTTGGCGTTTGGTTTTCATAGGTGAATACTCTTCCCATTCCTGCCATCATGTGATACAAAATATGACAATGAAAAAACCAATCTCCTTCAACATTGGCATTGAATTCAATTATGTTGGTTTCCATAGGCATTAAGTCCATTACATTTTTTAATGGTGCATATTCCTCTTGACCATTTAATATTCTGAAATCATGTCCATGTAAGTGCATTGGATGACGCATCATGGAACCATTGTAAAGTGTAATTCTAATGTTTTCTCCTTTTTTTATTAGGATTTTATCTGTTTCAGAAACTACTTTATTGTCTAAACTCCAAACATATCGGTTCATGTTACCTGTTAGTTCAAAACGAAGTTCTTTTACTGGGGCATCTTTGGGTAAAGTTGTTTTATCGGTCGCTTTCAACATGGCATAATTGAGTGTTGTAATTGTAGATAACGCATTGGCATTGTACTGATTTTGATTGTGATTGGAATGATCGGTACTCGTTTCCATATTGCTCATAGTACCCTTATGTTTTGCGCTTACTGCACCAGTTATTTCTGGGTACATTACTACATTCATATCCATTTGATTTAAGGACATACTCATTCCCATATCATCTAAATCCCCATTCATTTTCATCATTCCGTTCATCATTTTCATTCCCTCAAAATATTTTAATTTTGGCAACGGAGCAATCAATTGTTTGATGCCATTTCCAATGTATAATGAAGTAGATTTTGTGCGGTCTTCTGGAGTTGCTAAAAATTCATAAGAAGTATTACTTGCAGGAATTGTAACTATAATGTCATAAGTCTCGGATACTGCTATCAATAATCTATCTACTTCAACAGGTTCTACATCGTTACCATCACTAGCTACAACTGTTATTTTTCCTCCAGCATAAGTTAACCAAAAGTATGATGAAGCTCCACCATTTGCCACACGCAAACGAACTTTATCTCCACTTTTAAACTGT from the Flavobacterium ammonificans genome contains:
- a CDS encoding multicopper oxidase domain-containing protein translates to MDIQNILSKKLLPIVIFVLATQTLFSQNIVRYDLYVRDTIVNYSGKEKRAIAVNGQIPMPTLTFTEGDIAEIYVHNELKESTSLHWHGLFLPNKEDGVPNLTQMPIEPGTTHKYSFPIIQSGTHWYHSHSGLQEQIGMYGMFIMNKKQNDKTFRKGIDDLPTVPIILSEWTDLKPENVHRMLHNATDWFAIKKGTTQSYAEAIKQGHFKTKIANEWKRMNAMDVSDVYYDKFLINGKNESQLSQFKSGDKVRLRVANGGASSYFWLTYAGGKITVVASDGNDVEPVEVDRLLIAVSETYDIIVTIPASNTSYEFLATPEDRTKSTSLYIGNGIKQLIAPLPKLKYFEGMKMMNGMMKMNGDLDDMGMSMSLNQMDMNVVMYPEITGAVSAKHKGTMSNMETSTDHSNHNQNQYNANALSTITTLNYAMLKATDKTTLPKDAPVKELRFELTGNMNRYVWSLDNKVVSETDKILIKKGENIRITLYNGSMMRHPMHLHGHDFRILNGQEEYAPLKNVMDLMPMETNIIEFNANVEGDWFFHCHILYHMMAGMGRVFTYENQTPNPLIPNPKVAQRKLFADDRAFHFMAENDFATNGNDGMAMIQNTRWSLGAEWRLGYNDMHGYEAEFHLGRYIGKMQWLMPFIGFDWRYRNMDGMIEKNIFGQENTKDKRAVLSAGVNYTLPMLVIAQAEVFQDGNIRLQLMREDIPISKRLRMGFMVNTDTEFMLDARYILKRNISLRTHYDSDMGFGLGISLNY
- a CDS encoding RteC domain-containing protein, whose product is MSSKINQLLTDLNEQLNFTDLEIDDPIKRCESAIDIILKSLQKLKVLFEKEKIKSSEQEINFFKNIKPKFTSKLIYYNTIFKIETKKPHGGERILKKYLNNELDKLKRYFDNNLDFYKYYRTGSNYLDHKYFIRGKSDVKLALDSFYFEVDHTFSTSHDFKVAKIMAHDLIQVYLEDKLLIMENREPKEKSQVNPKVKQNWTGSKVALIELLYALHTEGVFNNGASDLKDIAAYFENVFNIDLGQYHRAFLEIRMRKSDQTKFLNTLKERLVKRMENTDDML
- a CDS encoding transcriptional regulator, producing MNYIKHLTGFFEKVAIDKTLNPTHVSLYIALFQFWNCNRFKNPISINRDEVMRISKISSKATYHKCLKNLHSLGYINYEPSYNPFKGSHVILFNFSEDLKPLPKSERKPKNEPLIELVSEQALNKSCTSSETGTEQALVPSINYINNTNILNDKNVSNLEKHTKNFEENENDFVISTIGEITSQEKKLREKKKGFVEPNLNEIKTYFQQNNFPEQEAQKFFNYFKSVGWLVGGKTPMVDWQAAAQNWMINAPKFISNAEQPNRAKQLNTTTDKDYSEPL
- a CDS encoding helix-turn-helix domain-containing protein, whose translation is MAIEVITREDLNEFRSLLLNDLKEIIQSKPQQTKQWLKSNEVRKLLNISPGTLQNLRINGTLTYTKIGGIMYYDNSDIDKLLNGNKVNALPTLFK